From the Theobroma cacao cultivar B97-61/B2 chromosome 2, Criollo_cocoa_genome_V2, whole genome shotgun sequence genome, one window contains:
- the LOC18609473 gene encoding glucan endo-1,3-beta-glucosidase has translation MRIQGFLVLFSVFLLLPSEAVAATLGICYGHVANNLPATSEVINILKSNGISDVRIFDADPVTLQSFSGTGINLMIGVPNEMLPSLASGTPIFALQWLQTNILAHIFPSQIRYIAVGNEVFLKDPFYAPYVVPAIVNLYQALQTLNLDSTIKLSSPQAASVLSISYPPSLGTFDPSIRSVLLPLLRFLYETKSPFMVNVYPYFSYISSLKHVSLDYALFRSQNVVQDGMLMYGNLFEASIDAFLYAIEKEGFAEVPVVVSETGWPKGGGVAASAENALAFNENVVRRVVSNVGTPKRPGVGMEVYLFDLFDENGKGGDECEKHFGIFGPDGIKAYDLRFN, from the exons ATGAGAATTCAGGGTTTTCTAGTTCTATTTTCAGTCTTCTTGCTTCTACCATCTGAAGCAG TTGCAGCAACACTTGGAATCTGCTATGGCCATGTGGCCAACAACCTCCCAGCAACCTCTGAAGTGATCAACATTCTCAAATCCAACGGCATTTCGGATGTCCGAATCTTTGACGCTGATCCAGTTACTTTACAGTCCTTCTCAGGAACTGGAATCAATCTCATGATTGGTGTCCCTAATGAAATGCTCCCTTCCCTTGCCTCAGGCACCCCTATCTTTGCACTCCAATGGCTCCAAACCAACATACTCGCTCATATTTTCCCGAGCCAAATACGATATATTGCAGTTGGAAATGAGGTCTTCCTCAAAGATCCTTTCTACGCTCCCTATGTAGTACCCGCCATCGTTAATCTTTACCAAGCTCTTCAAACACTAAACCTTGATAGCACCATCAAGCTATCCTCACCCCAAGCAGCATCTGTGCTCTCCATTTCATACCCTCCATCTCTCGGAACATTTGATCCTTCTATTCGATCTGTTTTGCTTCCTTTGCTAAGATTCTTGTATGAGACCAAGTCACCCTTCATGGTCAATGTGTATCCATACTTCAGCTACATAAGCAGTTTGAAGCATGTATCATTGGACTATGCGTTATTTAGAAGCCAAAACGTGGTTCAAGACGGTATGTTGATGTATGGCAATCTTTTCGAGGCAAGCATTGATGCATTTCTCTACGCAATTGAGAAAGAAGGGTTTGCGGAAGTGCCGGTGGTCGTCTCAGAGACAGGGTGGCCTAAGGGCGGAGGTGTGGCGGCGAGTGCGGAAAATGCATTGGCTTTCAATGAGAATGTGGTGAGAAGAGTGGTGAGTAATGTTGGGACACCAAAGAGGCCTGGGGTAGGCATGGAGGTTTACTTGTTTGATCTTTTTGATGAGAATGGGAAGGGTGGAGACGAGTGTGAGAAGCATTTTGGGATTTTTGGACCTGATGGGATCAAGGCGTATGACCTTAGATTTAATTGA